The Medicago truncatula cultivar Jemalong A17 chromosome 4, MtrunA17r5.0-ANR, whole genome shotgun sequence genome includes a region encoding these proteins:
- the LOC11445490 gene encoding arogenate dehydrogenase 1, chloroplastic isoform X2, whose amino-acid sequence MLGVSTFHSTSLKTPSHSTTTRLNPTFPFSISISPSFNRSTTTKPLTIRAIDAAQSFDYESKIALQFHNSQKLKIAIIGFGNFGQFLATTFVRQGHTVLAHSRSDYSAVAQNIGVKFFPNADDLCEEHPEVILLCTSIISAQQVLLSLPFQRLKRSTLFVDVLSVKEFPKNFFLEILPNYFDIICSHPMFGPESGSSGWKGLPFVYEKVRIGNNETRVSRCEKFLDVFGREGCRMVEMSCADHDRYAAGSQFITHTVGRVLGMLTLESTPINTKGYESLLNLVENTSGDSFDLYYGLFMFNKNSLEMLERLDLAFEDLRKQLIAHLHDVVRNQLFEDAVKVQNLGDDSNHVARKHGQNGSAIVLSSKNQRLHGYYRSNGSGQSDDSTKLKIAIIGFGNFGQFLAKTIVRHGHKVLAYSRTDYSDVARELGVSYFNDADDLCEQHPEVILLCTSILSTEKVLKSLPVQRLRRSTLFVDVLSVKEFPRNLFLQHLPPYFDVLCTHPMFGPESGKNGWKGLPFLFDKVRVGRDESRISRCDLFLDIFSKEGCRMVEMSCAEHDWHAAGSQFITHTTGRFLEKLKLEATPIDTKGYETLLSLVENTGGDSFDLYYGLFLYNINAMEQLQRFDLAFESLKKQLFDRLHGIYRKQVFQNEEKVRDFPERSMLPEKSEDSSVVSFSNTVDAK is encoded by the exons ATGCTCGGCGTTTCAACCTTCCACTCGACGTCGTTGAAAACGCCGTCGCATTCAACCACCACTCGCCTGAACCCTACATTTCCTTTCTCCATCTCCATTTCCCCCTCTTTCAATCGTTCCACCACCACAAAACCCCTCACCATCCGTGCAATCGACGCAGCTCAATCATTCGACTACGAATCCAAAATCGCACTTCAATTCCACAACTCTCAAAAGCTCAAAATCGCCATCATCGGTTTTGGTAACTTCGGTCAATTCCTCGCCACCACTTTCGTCCGTCAAGGTCACACTGTTTTAGCTCATTCCCGTTCCGATTACTCCGCCGTCGCTCAAAACATCGGTGTCAAATTCTTCCCCAACGCCGATGATCTCTGTGAAGAACACCCCGAAGTTATTCTTCTCTGCACTTCAATAATCTCAGCACAACAAGTTCTACTTTCTCTTCCATTTCAACGACTCAAACGGAGTACATTGTTCGTTGATGTTCTTTCCGTCAAGGAATTTCCTAAAAACTTTTTTCTCGAAATTTTACCTAATTATTTCGATATAATTTGTTCGCATCCTATGTTTGGACCTGAGAGTGGAAGCAGTGGCTGGAAAGGTCTTCCCTTTGTTTACGAAAAAGTTCGAATTGGGAACAATGAAACTAGGGTTTCGAGGTGTGAGAAGTTTCTTGATGTGTTTGGAAGAGAAGGATGTAGAATGGTGGAAATGAGTTGTGCTGATCATGATAGATATGCTGCTGGGTCACAATTCATAACACATACTGTTGGTAGGGTTTTGGGTATGTTGACGTTGGAATCTACTCCTATTAATACTAAAGGGTATGAATCTTTGTTGAATTTGGTGGAGAATACTAGTGGGGATAGTTTTGATCTTTATTACGGACTTTTTATGTTTAATAAGAATTCTTTGGAGATGTTGGAGAGGTTGGATTTAGCTTTTGAGGATTTGAGGAAACAGCTTATTGCTCATTTGCATGATGTTGTGAGGAATCAGTTGTTTGAAGATGCTGTAAAGGTCCAAAATTTGGGTGATGATAGCAACCATGTAGCCAGAAAGCATGGTCAAAATGGATCAGCAATTGTGTTATCCTCCAAAAATCAGAG ACTACATGGTTATTACAGATCAAATGGTTCTGGCCAGTCGGATGACAGCACAAAGCTCAAAATTGCAATCATTGGTTTTGGCAACTTCGGTCAATTCCTTgcaaaaactattgtacgtCATGGGCATAAAGTGTTAGCATACTCTAGAACAGACTACTCTGATGTGGCTCGGGAATTGGGAGTTTCCTATTTCAACGATGCAGATGATCTTTGTGAACAACATCCAGAAGTGATTTTACTTTGCACTTCAATCCTTTCCACAGAAAAAGTTCTTAAATCATTGCCTGTGCAGaggttgaggagaagtactttgtTTGTTGATGTACTTTCTGTCAAAGAGTTTCCTAGAAACTTGTTTCTTCAACATTTGCCACCTTATTTTGACGTTCTCTGCACTCACCCTATGTTTGGGCCTGAGAGTGGAAAAAATGGGTGGAAGGGTcttccttttttatttgataaagtCAGAGTAGGAAGAGATGAATCAAGAATATCGCGGTGTGATCTGTTTCTTGACATTTTTTCCAAAGAAGGGTGCAGAATGGTTGAAATGTCATGTGCCGAACATGATTGGCATGCCGCTGGATCACAGTTTATCACACATACCACAGGAagatttttagaaaaactgaAGTTGGAGGCAACACCAATAGACACAAAGGGCTATGAAACTTTATTAAGTTTGGTGGAGAATACTGGTGGGGATAGCTTTGATCTGTACTATGGTTTGTTCTTGTATAATATAAATGCCATGGAGCAACTGCAAAGATTTGATCTGGCTTTTGAGTCATTGAAGAAGCAGCTTTTTGACCGTTTACATGGTATCTATCGAAAACAGGTAtttcaaaatgaagaaaaagtcCGTGATTTTCCAGAGAGATCTATGTTGCCTGAGAAATCAGAAGACAGTAGTGTGGTATCTTTTTCAAATACCGTGGATGCTAAATGA
- the LOC11446682 gene encoding protein SRG1 translates to MANNLLVSEEKLLPRSVQEMSMDGDEPPSQYLVNGNVFGSKEDSSTLIPIPIIDVSLLSSEDELEKLRSALSSAGCFQAIGHDMSTSYLDKVREVAKQFFALPVEEKQKYARAVNESEGYGNDRIVSDKQVLDWSYRLTLRVFPKEKQRLSLWPENPSDFSDTLEEFSTKVKSMMDYLLRSMARSLNLEEGSFLDQFGKQSLFQARINFYPPCSRPDLVLGVKPHTDRSGITVLLQDKEVEGLQVLIDDKWINVPTIPNALVVNLGDQMQIMSNGIFKSPMHRVVTNTEKLRMSIAMFNEPEPVNEIGPVEGLVNEKRPRVYKNVKNYGDINYRCYQEGKIALDTVKMTDN, encoded by the exons ATGGCCAACAATTTGCTTGTTTCAGAGGAGAAATTACTTCCAAGGAGTGTCCAAGAAATGTCTATGGATGGTGATGAACCACCATCACAATATTTAGTTAATGGAAATGTCTTTGGATCTAAAGAAGATTCTTCAACACTCATTCCAATACCTATCATTGATGTAAGTCTTCTTTCATCAGAAGATGAGCTAGAGAAGCTAAGATCTGCTCTGAGTTCAGCTGGATGCTTCCAG GCAATTGGTCACGACATGTCAACTTCATATCTTGACAAAGTACGTGAAGttgcaaaacaattttttgcacTTCCAGTTGAGGAAAAACAGAAATATGCACGAGCTGTGAATGAATCTGAAGGCTATGGAAATGACAGAATAGTTTCGGATAAGCAAGTCCTTGACTGGTCTTATCGCCTTACTCTTCGAGtttttccaaaagaaaaacaaaggctTTCTCTTTGGCCAGAAAATCCTAGTGATTTCAG TGACACATTAGAAGAGTTTTCTACCAAAGTGAAGTCAATGATGGATTATCTCTTGAGAAGCATGGCAAGGTCACTGAATTTGGAAGAAGGTAGTTTCTTGGACCAGTTTGGGAAGCAATCATTATTCCAAGCAAGGATCAACTTCTATCCACCTTGTTCTAGACCTGATTTGGTTCTAGGTGTCAAACCTCACACAGATAGATCTGGAATCACAGTTCTATTACAAGACAAAGAAGTTGAAGGTCTTCAAGTTCTGATAGATGACAAATGGATCAATGTCCCTACAATACCTAATGCTCTTGTTGTCAATCTTGGCGACCAAATGCAG ATTATGAGTAATGGAATATTCAAGAGCCCAATGCATAGGGTTGTGACAAATACAGAAAAGTTGAGGATGTCTATAGCAATGTTTAATGAGCCAGAACCAGTGAACGAAATTGGACCTGTTGAAGGACTGGTAAATGAGAAACGTCCAAGGGtgtataaaaatgtcaaaaattatGGTGATATTAACTATAGGTGCTATCAAGAGGGGAAAATTGCACTTGATACTGTCAAAATGACAGATAACTAG
- the LOC11438181 gene encoding pyrophosphate-energized vacuolar membrane proton pump — protein sequence MGAVILPDLGTEILIPVCAVIGIAFALFQWLLVSKVKLTAGRDSATEAPGKNGYNDSLIEEEEGINDHNVVLKCAEIQNAISEGSTSFLFTMYKYVGIFMVAFAILIFLFLGSVEGFSTSHQPCTYDETKMCKPALATALFSTIAFILGGITSVISGFLGMKIATYANARTTLEARKGVGKAFITAFRSGAVMGFLLAANGLLVLYITINLFKIYYGDDWGGLFEAITGYGLGGSSMALFGRVGGGIYTKAADVGADLVGKVERNIPEDDPRNPAVIADNVGDNVGDIAGMGSDLFGSYAEASCAALVVASISSFGVNHEFTPMLFPLIISSVGLLVCLLTTLFATDFFEIKLVKEIEPALKKQLVISTALMTVGIAIVSWIALPASFTIFNFGEQKDVKNWQLFLCVAVGLWAGLIIGFVTEYYTSNAYSPVQDVADSCRTGAATNVIFGLALGYKSVIIPIFAIAISIFVSFSFAAMYGVAVAALGMLSTIATGLAIDAYGPISDNAGGIAEMAGMSHRIRERTDALDAAGNTTAAIGKGFAIGSAALVSLALFGAFVSRAGITTVDVLTPKVFIGLLVGSMLPYWFSAMTMKSVGSAALKMVEEVRRQFNTIPGLMEGTAKPDYATCVTISTDASIKEMIPPGALVMLTPLIVGIFFGVETLSGVLAGSLVSGVQIAISASNTGGAWDNAKKYIEAGASEHARSLGPKGSDPHKAAVIGDTIGDPLKDTSGPSLNILIKLMAVESLVFAPFFATHGGLLFKI from the exons ATGGGAGCAGTAATTCTCCCAGATCTCGGTACTGAGATTTTGATTCCTGTTTGTGCTGTCATTGGAATCGCTTTTGCACTTTTCCAATGGCTTCTCGTTTCCAAAGTCAAGCTCACTGCTGGAAGAGACTCTGCTACTGAAGCTCCTGGCAAAAATGGTTACAATGATTCTCTcatcgaagaagaagaaggtatCAACGACCATAACGTCGTTCTCAAATGTGCTGAAATCCAGAACGCTATTTCCGAAG GTTCAACATCTTTCCTTTTCACTATGTACAAGTATGTGGGAATCTTCATGGTGGCTTTTGCCATTTTGATATTCCTCTTCCTTGGCTCTGTGGAAGGATTCAGCACAAGCCATCAGCCTTGCACTTACGATGAAACTAAGATGTGTAAGCCAGCTCTTGCCACAGCCCTTTTCAGCACCATAGCATTTATCCTTGGTGGCATCACATCAGTTATTTCTGGTTTCCTTGGAATGAAAATTGCAACTTACGCAAATGCAAGAACCACCCTTGAAGCGAGAAAGGGTGTTGGAAAGGCTTTCATTACTGCATTCAGATCAGGTGCAGTTATGGGATTTCTCCTCGCTGCTAATGGTCTTTTGGTTCTTTACATTACCATCAACTTGTTCAAGATTTACTATGGTGATGACTGGGGTGGTCTATTTGAGGCCATCACTGGTTATGGTCTTGGTGGGTCTTCTATGGCTTTGTTCGGAAGAGTTGGTGGAGGTATCTACACTAAGGCTGCTGATGTTGGTGCCGATCTTGTTGGCAAGGTTGAAAGGAACATTCCCGAGGATGATCCAAGAAATCCAGCT GTGATTGCTGACAATGTTGGTGATAACGTTGGGGATATTGCCGGAATGGGATCCGATTTATTTGGTTCATATGCAGAGGCATCTTGTGCTGCCCTTGTTGTTGCTTCTATCTCTTCTTTTGGAGTGAATCATGAGTTCACTCCCATGTTGTTCCCTCTTATCATCAGTTCTGTGGGCCTCCTTGTTTGTTTGCTCACCACCTTATTTGCAACCGACTTTTTTGAGATCAAACTTGTAAAAGAAATTGAGCCTGCATTGAAAAAACAGCTTGTTATTTCAACTGCACTGATGACTGTTGGAATTGCTATTGTTAGTTGGATAGCACTCCCAGCTTCCTTCACCATCTTCAATTTTGGAGAGCAGAAGGATGTCAAGAACTG GCAGCTATTCTTGTGTGTTGCAGTTGGTCTTTGGGCAGGGCTTATCATTGGATTTGTCACTGAATACTATACCAGCAATGCATACAG TCCTGTGCAAGATGTTGCAGACTCCTGCAGGACTGGTGCTGCTACCAATGTTATATTTGGCCTTGCCTTGGGATACAAGTCTGTTATCATTCCAATTTTTGCCATTGCAATTAGTATTTTTGTTAGTTTCAGTTTTGCTGCCATGTACGGTGTTGCTGTTGCTGCACTTGGAATGTTGAGTACCATAGCCACCGGATTAGCCATTGATGCATACGGTCCAATCAGTGACAATGCTGGAGGTATTGCTGAGATGGCAGGCATGAGTCACAGAATTCGAGAGAGAACCGATGCTCTGGATGCTGCAGGAAACACAACTGCCGCCATTGGAAAG GGGTTTGCTATTGGTTCTGCCGCCCTTGTGTCTTTGGCTCTCTTTGGTGCCTTTGTGAGCAGAGCTGGTATTACGACAGTTGATGTGCTGACTCCCAAGGTTTTCATTGGTTTGCTTGTTGGTTCCATGCTCCCTTACTGGTTTTCTGCCATGACAATGAAGAGTGTTGGAAGTGCTGCTCTAAAGATGGTTGAGGAAGTCCGCAGGCAATTCAACACCATTCCTGGCTTGATGGAGGGAACTGCCAAGCCTGACTATGCCACATGTGTTACAATCTCCACCGACGCATCTATCAAAGAAATGATCCCACCTGGTGCCCTTGTTATGCTCACACCCCTTATTGTTGGGATCTTTTTTGGTGTGGAGACACTCTCTGGTGTCCTCGCTGGATCCTTGGTGTCTGGTGTACAG ATTGCTATCTCTGCATCCAACACTGGCGGTGCTTGGGATAATGCCAAGAAGTACATTGAG GCTGGTGCCTCAGAGCATGCAAGAAGCCTTGGTCCAAAAGGGTCAGACCCACACAAGGCAGCAGTTATTGGTGACACCATTGGGGACCCATTGAAGGACACATCTGGTCCATCCCTTAACATTCTTATCAAGCTGATGGCAGTGGAGTCTCTGGTGTTTGCTCCTTTCTTTGCAACCCATGGTGGTCTCCTCTTCAAGATCTAA
- the LOC11445490 gene encoding arogenate dehydrogenase 1, chloroplastic isoform X3, protein MLGVSTFHSTSLKTPSHSTTTRLNPTFPFSISISPSFNRSTTTKPLTIRAIDAAQSFDYESKIALQFHNSQKLKIAIIGFGNFGQFLATTFVRQGHTVLAHSRSDYSAVAQNIGVKFFPNADDLCEEHPEVILLCTSIISAQQVLLSLPFQRLKRSTLFVDVLSVKEFPKNFFLEILPNYFDIICSHPMFGPESGSSGWKGLPFVYEKVRIGNNETRVSRCEKFLDVFGREGCRMVEMSCADHDRYAAGSQFITHTVGRVLGMLTLESTPINTKGYESLLNLVENTSGDSFDLYYGLFMFNKNSLEMLERLDLAFEDLRKQLIAHLHDVVRNQLFEDAVKVQNLGDDSNHVARKHGQNGSAIVLSSKNQRSNGSGQSDDSTKLKIAIIGFGNFGQFLAKTIVRHGHKVLAYSRTDYSDVARELGVSYFNDADDLCEQHPEVILLCTSILSTEKVLKSLPVQRLRRSTLFVDVLSVKEFPRNLFLQHLPPYFDVLCTHPMFGPESGKNGWKGLPFLFDKVRVGRDESRISRCDLFLDIFSKEGCRMVEMSCAEHDWHAAGSQFITHTTGRFLEKLKLEATPIDTKGYETLLSLVENTGGDSFDLYYGLFLYNINAMEQLQRFDLAFESLKKQLFDRLHGIYRKQVFQNEEKVRDFPERSMLPEKSEDSSVVSFSNTVDAK, encoded by the exons ATGCTCGGCGTTTCAACCTTCCACTCGACGTCGTTGAAAACGCCGTCGCATTCAACCACCACTCGCCTGAACCCTACATTTCCTTTCTCCATCTCCATTTCCCCCTCTTTCAATCGTTCCACCACCACAAAACCCCTCACCATCCGTGCAATCGACGCAGCTCAATCATTCGACTACGAATCCAAAATCGCACTTCAATTCCACAACTCTCAAAAGCTCAAAATCGCCATCATCGGTTTTGGTAACTTCGGTCAATTCCTCGCCACCACTTTCGTCCGTCAAGGTCACACTGTTTTAGCTCATTCCCGTTCCGATTACTCCGCCGTCGCTCAAAACATCGGTGTCAAATTCTTCCCCAACGCCGATGATCTCTGTGAAGAACACCCCGAAGTTATTCTTCTCTGCACTTCAATAATCTCAGCACAACAAGTTCTACTTTCTCTTCCATTTCAACGACTCAAACGGAGTACATTGTTCGTTGATGTTCTTTCCGTCAAGGAATTTCCTAAAAACTTTTTTCTCGAAATTTTACCTAATTATTTCGATATAATTTGTTCGCATCCTATGTTTGGACCTGAGAGTGGAAGCAGTGGCTGGAAAGGTCTTCCCTTTGTTTACGAAAAAGTTCGAATTGGGAACAATGAAACTAGGGTTTCGAGGTGTGAGAAGTTTCTTGATGTGTTTGGAAGAGAAGGATGTAGAATGGTGGAAATGAGTTGTGCTGATCATGATAGATATGCTGCTGGGTCACAATTCATAACACATACTGTTGGTAGGGTTTTGGGTATGTTGACGTTGGAATCTACTCCTATTAATACTAAAGGGTATGAATCTTTGTTGAATTTGGTGGAGAATACTAGTGGGGATAGTTTTGATCTTTATTACGGACTTTTTATGTTTAATAAGAATTCTTTGGAGATGTTGGAGAGGTTGGATTTAGCTTTTGAGGATTTGAGGAAACAGCTTATTGCTCATTTGCATGATGTTGTGAGGAATCAGTTGTTTGAAGATGCTGTAAAGGTCCAAAATTTGGGTGATGATAGCAACCATGTAGCCAGAAAGCATGGTCAAAATGGATCAGCAATTGTGTTATCCTCCAAAAATCAGAG ATCAAATGGTTCTGGCCAGTCGGATGACAGCACAAAGCTCAAAATTGCAATCATTGGTTTTGGCAACTTCGGTCAATTCCTTgcaaaaactattgtacgtCATGGGCATAAAGTGTTAGCATACTCTAGAACAGACTACTCTGATGTGGCTCGGGAATTGGGAGTTTCCTATTTCAACGATGCAGATGATCTTTGTGAACAACATCCAGAAGTGATTTTACTTTGCACTTCAATCCTTTCCACAGAAAAAGTTCTTAAATCATTGCCTGTGCAGaggttgaggagaagtactttgtTTGTTGATGTACTTTCTGTCAAAGAGTTTCCTAGAAACTTGTTTCTTCAACATTTGCCACCTTATTTTGACGTTCTCTGCACTCACCCTATGTTTGGGCCTGAGAGTGGAAAAAATGGGTGGAAGGGTcttccttttttatttgataaagtCAGAGTAGGAAGAGATGAATCAAGAATATCGCGGTGTGATCTGTTTCTTGACATTTTTTCCAAAGAAGGGTGCAGAATGGTTGAAATGTCATGTGCCGAACATGATTGGCATGCCGCTGGATCACAGTTTATCACACATACCACAGGAagatttttagaaaaactgaAGTTGGAGGCAACACCAATAGACACAAAGGGCTATGAAACTTTATTAAGTTTGGTGGAGAATACTGGTGGGGATAGCTTTGATCTGTACTATGGTTTGTTCTTGTATAATATAAATGCCATGGAGCAACTGCAAAGATTTGATCTGGCTTTTGAGTCATTGAAGAAGCAGCTTTTTGACCGTTTACATGGTATCTATCGAAAACAGGTAtttcaaaatgaagaaaaagtcCGTGATTTTCCAGAGAGATCTATGTTGCCTGAGAAATCAGAAGACAGTAGTGTGGTATCTTTTTCAAATACCGTGGATGCTAAATGA
- the LOC11445490 gene encoding arogenate dehydrogenase 1, chloroplastic isoform X1 codes for MLGVSTFHSTSLKTPSHSTTTRLNPTFPFSISISPSFNRSTTTKPLTIRAIDAAQSFDYESKIALQFHNSQKLKIAIIGFGNFGQFLATTFVRQGHTVLAHSRSDYSAVAQNIGVKFFPNADDLCEEHPEVILLCTSIISAQQVLLSLPFQRLKRSTLFVDVLSVKEFPKNFFLEILPNYFDIICSHPMFGPESGSSGWKGLPFVYEKVRIGNNETRVSRCEKFLDVFGREGCRMVEMSCADHDRYAAGSQFITHTVGRVLGMLTLESTPINTKGYESLLNLVENTSGDSFDLYYGLFMFNKNSLEMLERLDLAFEDLRKQLIAHLHDVVRNQLFEDAVKVQNLGDDSNHVARKHGQNGSAIVLSSKNQRSADARLHGYYRSNGSGQSDDSTKLKIAIIGFGNFGQFLAKTIVRHGHKVLAYSRTDYSDVARELGVSYFNDADDLCEQHPEVILLCTSILSTEKVLKSLPVQRLRRSTLFVDVLSVKEFPRNLFLQHLPPYFDVLCTHPMFGPESGKNGWKGLPFLFDKVRVGRDESRISRCDLFLDIFSKEGCRMVEMSCAEHDWHAAGSQFITHTTGRFLEKLKLEATPIDTKGYETLLSLVENTGGDSFDLYYGLFLYNINAMEQLQRFDLAFESLKKQLFDRLHGIYRKQVFQNEEKVRDFPERSMLPEKSEDSSVVSFSNTVDAK; via the exons ATGCTCGGCGTTTCAACCTTCCACTCGACGTCGTTGAAAACGCCGTCGCATTCAACCACCACTCGCCTGAACCCTACATTTCCTTTCTCCATCTCCATTTCCCCCTCTTTCAATCGTTCCACCACCACAAAACCCCTCACCATCCGTGCAATCGACGCAGCTCAATCATTCGACTACGAATCCAAAATCGCACTTCAATTCCACAACTCTCAAAAGCTCAAAATCGCCATCATCGGTTTTGGTAACTTCGGTCAATTCCTCGCCACCACTTTCGTCCGTCAAGGTCACACTGTTTTAGCTCATTCCCGTTCCGATTACTCCGCCGTCGCTCAAAACATCGGTGTCAAATTCTTCCCCAACGCCGATGATCTCTGTGAAGAACACCCCGAAGTTATTCTTCTCTGCACTTCAATAATCTCAGCACAACAAGTTCTACTTTCTCTTCCATTTCAACGACTCAAACGGAGTACATTGTTCGTTGATGTTCTTTCCGTCAAGGAATTTCCTAAAAACTTTTTTCTCGAAATTTTACCTAATTATTTCGATATAATTTGTTCGCATCCTATGTTTGGACCTGAGAGTGGAAGCAGTGGCTGGAAAGGTCTTCCCTTTGTTTACGAAAAAGTTCGAATTGGGAACAATGAAACTAGGGTTTCGAGGTGTGAGAAGTTTCTTGATGTGTTTGGAAGAGAAGGATGTAGAATGGTGGAAATGAGTTGTGCTGATCATGATAGATATGCTGCTGGGTCACAATTCATAACACATACTGTTGGTAGGGTTTTGGGTATGTTGACGTTGGAATCTACTCCTATTAATACTAAAGGGTATGAATCTTTGTTGAATTTGGTGGAGAATACTAGTGGGGATAGTTTTGATCTTTATTACGGACTTTTTATGTTTAATAAGAATTCTTTGGAGATGTTGGAGAGGTTGGATTTAGCTTTTGAGGATTTGAGGAAACAGCTTATTGCTCATTTGCATGATGTTGTGAGGAATCAGTTGTTTGAAGATGCTGTAAAGGTCCAAAATTTGGGTGATGATAGCAACCATGTAGCCAGAAAGCATGGTCAAAATGGATCAGCAATTGTGTTATCCTCCAAAAATCAGAG ATCTGCTGATGCCAGACTACATGGTTATTACAGATCAAATGGTTCTGGCCAGTCGGATGACAGCACAAAGCTCAAAATTGCAATCATTGGTTTTGGCAACTTCGGTCAATTCCTTgcaaaaactattgtacgtCATGGGCATAAAGTGTTAGCATACTCTAGAACAGACTACTCTGATGTGGCTCGGGAATTGGGAGTTTCCTATTTCAACGATGCAGATGATCTTTGTGAACAACATCCAGAAGTGATTTTACTTTGCACTTCAATCCTTTCCACAGAAAAAGTTCTTAAATCATTGCCTGTGCAGaggttgaggagaagtactttgtTTGTTGATGTACTTTCTGTCAAAGAGTTTCCTAGAAACTTGTTTCTTCAACATTTGCCACCTTATTTTGACGTTCTCTGCACTCACCCTATGTTTGGGCCTGAGAGTGGAAAAAATGGGTGGAAGGGTcttccttttttatttgataaagtCAGAGTAGGAAGAGATGAATCAAGAATATCGCGGTGTGATCTGTTTCTTGACATTTTTTCCAAAGAAGGGTGCAGAATGGTTGAAATGTCATGTGCCGAACATGATTGGCATGCCGCTGGATCACAGTTTATCACACATACCACAGGAagatttttagaaaaactgaAGTTGGAGGCAACACCAATAGACACAAAGGGCTATGAAACTTTATTAAGTTTGGTGGAGAATACTGGTGGGGATAGCTTTGATCTGTACTATGGTTTGTTCTTGTATAATATAAATGCCATGGAGCAACTGCAAAGATTTGATCTGGCTTTTGAGTCATTGAAGAAGCAGCTTTTTGACCGTTTACATGGTATCTATCGAAAACAGGTAtttcaaaatgaagaaaaagtcCGTGATTTTCCAGAGAGATCTATGTTGCCTGAGAAATCAGAAGACAGTAGTGTGGTATCTTTTTCAAATACCGTGGATGCTAAATGA